The segment ATTTAATAAAAAAATAACAGCAATAAGTTCACATTTAATAAATATATGGACAAGATTATCCTATAGAGAACAAACAATAATAATATTATTACTAAATGAACCATTAAAACGTATAGATATAGCAAATAAATTAAATATTTCATCAGGTTCACTAAGCAATTACTTAATTAACCTTCAAAATCAAGATATAATACATATAAATAATAAAAAATATGAAATAAGCGAAAAAATACTGAAAAAATGGCTAAAAATTGAATATGAAGAAAAAGGAGTATATCCATATAGACAGATATAATATCCATAATTAAATAGTATAAATTCTAAAATCTATTCATTGTCTTTCTTTTTTAATGAGAATTCTACGGGCTTCCTTCACTTCCAGAATTATGTTCAAATCTAAGTCCTCTAGTTCATATCCAAGTAATCTTCCTAGAATTATATCTTTGAAGTTTATGTAGTTTTGTTTCTATTTTTCTAGTGTATTATTGTTTAATCTGTTTATCCAGTCATTTACTGGATTCATGTCGGTTGATTTATTTTTAGTTTATGAAACATTCTCAAAAATGTCATAAATTCATTTTTTAAAATCACATTTGAAAAAAACAAAAATAATATAAAAAGTGCACATGCTAATATTTAATATATGGTATTTTTACGTGGAAATTAATATTTATACCCTAAAAATAGAAAAATTAGAAGTTTAAACCATTAGATAGGTTTAACACTTTATGGTTGATTATCCAAATCGATTATATAAACGTTTTCAAGATTTTCAGGCCCTAATGGTGTATGGGTAGAAAGGTATACTGTTGGATTATTGGAAACAAATTCACGTACATTATCCAAAGTTTCACGTGCTAATTCTAAATCTTCAAATACTACGGATAACTTATTTGCATATAACGCCTCGTCAGTGTATGTTACATCTCCATGAAACATGTAATATTTATCCTCTTTTTCTGCTATCACAATACTGTTTCCGGTAGTATGGCCCTTTGCTTCTATTAGGTATATATTATCAGTAATTTTTTCTGAATTTGTAAAGTTATAATATGAAC is part of the Methanosphaera sp. BMS genome and harbors:
- a CDS encoding MBL fold metallo-hydrolase, producing MGYKKEDVTKILITHKHPDHTGEIRSFPNAKVYISKIEAEEMKLEGDNIIPVEFNNGSYYNFTNSEKITDNIYLIEAKGHTTGNSIVIAEKEDKYYMFHGDVTYTDEALYANKLSVVFEDLELARETLDNVREFVSNNPTVYLSTHTPLGPENLENVYIIDLDNQP